GTTTGCCCAGACAGATAGCTGGCAATCGTACTGGCACCAGAAGATACACCAACCAGCAAAGTAAACGGATTAAAGTCTGCCTGCAAAAAAGCATCTGTCACCCCACTGCTGAAAGCGGCACGCATACCGCCGCCCTCCACAACCAAAGCAACTTGCATCCCAGACGGTTCCCGCTGCGCATTACACATGGTTTATCATGTCCATGTTTATGTAATAATAGATAAATATTAATAAATACATAATACACATAGGCGCAAAACAATAAAAGCTGATTCCAACTACATATTATTCAACCGCATTTAACCAGCTCTTTTTGAAAACAACTATACAACACACTATTTGTACCGCCGTCAGTAACTTCCGTTTTATCACCAGATAAAACAAAATCAAACCGGCGTATCAAACAGCGAATTACCGCTTTGCAGGGACAACGGCTGCTGAATTAGAGTCAGTAATGTTGAAATCACAAATAACGATTAGCGGTTCTACACCAAATGTCATCGTCCTTTGAAACTGCTTAATGAAATTTCAGAAAAAGAAGCTTAGTTTAATCATGCATCGGTTCTAAAATATTGCCTTGTGTTAACCGAAATCAAAAGGCGAACCAATACGATACAACTCATCACCTTGGGTAGCAGAACGAATACAGTGGTAACAGCAAATATTAGTTCGTGACTTGGACACGAAGCTTTTCAAAAGAAAAAACACGCTCAAATATGCGACACAGGGTTACACAGCGTCACCTAGCACTTAATTATGACAAAAAGATAAAAATATTCAGATACCGAAAGGATTAACATCCTATTTGTAAAAACTGCGCCTTACACTTACTACTAAAATGATATGTTGCCCCGTTTATCCTTGAATCACGCCACGTTTTGTTATTGCTCAAACATCAACACAAACAGAAGCAATTATTTTCATTTGAGCACCCAATTTTAAAATAAAACTTAGAAGCCGCTTATCAAATGCATCTTCATTAAAATCAGCCCAACTCATCTCACCAACATATTAATGACATTAAAACAATATCACCATTTTTATTCATTTAATACTCTGGTTCGAGTGTAAAATTCAAGCTATATCTAATCTTTGGGCTCAGAGCAACCATCACCAGCGCTATGGTTTCTCAACTATATATTGCTGTCCAGCCTAAGGGGTTTGTACATACATCTTTGTCATATGCCATCCCTACTGTATCTTTCTTTGTTTTGCATCGCTTGCGATGGCACACAGAGCAGGTATCATCTCGCCTACAGCATTCTGAATTAAATTTTTTGCCTGTGCGCATTTGTACTCTGGCTGCAATCTTTTCCGAGGAATTCATGACAAACACTAATTTTTCCCAAACGGCTGCGTTTATCTGGTCGGTGGCAGATTTACTGCGTGGAGATTTCAAGCAGTCTCAGTACGGGCGCGTGATCCTGCCCTTTACCCTGCTGCGCCGCCTAGAGTGTGTATTGGCAGAAACGAAAGATGCAGTGGTGGCAAAATATGATGAATTTCAAACCAACACACTGCCGGAAGAAAGCTTAAAAATGCTTCTGCAGCACGCCAGCGGACTTACTTTTTACAATACGTCTAAGATGGATCTAGGTAAATTGGGGCAGAACGACATCAAAGCCAACCTAGAAAGCTACGTACAGGCGTTTTCACCGGATGCGCGTGAAATCTTCGATCACTTTAAATTCAGTGAGTTTATCGGCCTGCTGGAAGATGCCAACTTGCTGTATAAAGTAGTGAAAAAATTTGCCACTACCGACCTTAGTCCAAAAGCGATATCCAACTATGAAATGGGGCTAGTATTCGAAGAGTTGATCCGCCGTTTTGCAGAAAGCTCAAACGAAACCGCCGGTGAGCACTTCACCCCACGTGATATCGTCCGTTTAACCACCTCTCTGGTATTAATGAAAGATGATGAAGTGCTGGTCAAGGACGGTATCATCCGCACCATTTACGACCCAACCGCCGGCACAGGTGGTTTTCTCTCTGCCGGTATGGAATATGTGCACGAGCTAAATCCTAAAGCTGTCCTATGTCCTTTTGGCCAAGAGCTAAACCCAGAATCCTACGCCATCTGTAAAGGCGATATGCTCATTAAAGGTCAGGATGTCAGCCGAATTAAACTGGGCAACACCCTCTCTAACGACCAGCTATTGCTGGATAAATTTGACTATATGCTTTCTAACCCGCCATTTGGCGTAGACTGGAAAAAAATAGAGGGCGAGATTATTGATGAGCATATACAAAAAGGATTTAGCGGCCGCTTTGGCCCTGGCCTGCCGCGGGTTTCCGACGGTTCGCTATTGTTTCTACTGCACCTGATTAGCAAAATGCGCAACAGCCAAAATGTAGATGATAGCGTCAGCCACGGCAGCCGTATCGGAATTATTCTTAACGGCTCTCCACTGTTTACCGGTGGAGCGGGCAGTGGTGAAAGCGAAATCCGTCGCTACATTTTGGAAGCCGATTTGCTGGAAGGCATCATCGCATTGCCAACAGACATGTTCTACAACACTGGCATTGCCACCTACATCTGGATACTCTCCAACAAAAAAGCGCCTGAGCGTAAAGGCAAAGTACAGCTAATTGATGGCAGCAACCTGTGCGGCAAAATGCGTAAATCATTGGGTTCAAAGCGTAACCTAATACGTGAAGATGATATCAAACTAATTACGCAAATCTTTGGTAATTTTGAAGTAGTGACTGCTACCCCCCTAAAAGAACTGGGTTTGGAAAAAGCTAAGGAGCAAAAATCCAACCGTGGCCGCCAGCCTGCCACCGCCAAAACCGAAGCGCCGAAAACCTTCGCCAGTAAAATCTTTAACAATACCGACTTTGGCTACCGCCGCCTGACCATTGAGCGCCCGCTGCGGATATCTGCTCAGGTGACGGATGAAGCAATTGCAACCCTACGCTTTGCACCGAAACCATTTAACGCGCCGATGGAACGCCTGTATGAAGAGTTCGCGTCCCAGTGGCAGGACAACACCTACGGCGATTTCTCGGAGCTGGAAGCCGATGCGCGCGCCATCATCAAAGCTGAATTTGCCGAACTGAAAGAGAAGCAGATTAAAGACCTGCTCGACAGCAAACTGTGGCTGGTGCAGCGCACATTGATGAAAAAAGCACAGAAAATTCAAGAAGCTTTAGGGTCGCAATCGGGTGGCAAAACGCTGGTGAGCAATGACTTCAACCAGTTCCAGCTAAGCCTAAAAGAGGCCATCAAAACCGCTGGCGTGAAGCTGGATACGAAAGAAAACAAACAATTTATCGATGCCTTCACTACCAAAAACCCAGATGCCGAACCAGTGGTCAAGAAAGTGCTGAAAAAAGCCCCTCAGCCGCTGTACGGTGCGTTTGAATATAAAGACAAGGTTGTTGAGTTTGAGCAGGATGGCGAGCTGCGCGATAACGAAAACGTGCCGCTGAACCCAGCCTTATCCACTAGCGACCTGATTGAAAATTACTTCAAAACAGAAGTGCTGCCGCATGTGAATGACGCGTGGATCAACGCCGATAAACGTGATGCGAAAGATGGTGAAGTGGGAATTGTCGGTTACGAGATTCCGTTTAACCGCCATTTCTATGTTTATCAGCCACCGCGCCCACTGGAGGAAATTGATGCCGATCTGGATGCGGTCAGCGCCGAGATTATGAAGCTGCTGCAGGAGGTACATTCCTGATGGCTAAGTATAAGGCGTATCCCGAGTATAAGGATTCTGGGGTTGAGTGGCTGGGAATGGTACCATCTCACTGGAAAACCATATCCATACACAAATTGTTTTCTAGAGTTAAACGGACCGGATATACTGAGAAAGAATTGCTTTCCGTATATCGCGATTATGGTGTAATACCAAAATCAAGCAGAGATGATAATAATAATAAGCCTTCGGAGGATTTATCACCCTATCAATTGGTTAAGCCAAATGATATGGTTATGAATAAGATGAAAGCTTGGCAAGGATCAATCGCAATTTCAACGTATGAAGGAATCGTTAGTCCGGCATATTTTGTATACGAACCCAACAATGTTTTTTTTGAAGTGACACATCCAAGGTATGTGCATTATTTACTTCGCAACCCGATTTACGTTACTCAATACCTGAGATGTTCCAAGGGAATACGAGTCAATCAATGGGATCTGGATCCTTATGAGTTTAGAAATATTGAGCTGCTGCTTCCGGACAAGACTGAACAGGAAAAAATATACCGTTTCCTCGATCACGAAACCGCAAAAATCGATAACCTCATTGAGAAGCAACAGCAACTGATTGAACTTTTGAAAGAAAAACGTCAGGCAGTGATTAGCCATGCTGTCACCAAAGGGCTAAACCCTGATGTGCCGATGAAAGATTCTGGTATTGAATGGTTGGGGGAAGTTCCGGAACATTGGATTGTTCGCAGATTAAAACATACGGCAAACCTGCAGTCAGGAATACCTAAAGGGAAAGATCTAACAGGTAAAAATAGTATCTCAGTTCCTATGCTTCGTGTAGCTAACGTCCAAGATGGTTATCTCGATCTTGAAGATGTACATACCATAGATATTGAACCGAGCCAGCTTGAACGATATTTGCTTCGCGATGGTGACGTATTGATGAATGAGGGTGGGGATAATGACCAATTAGGCCGTGGTGCGGTCTGGACGGCGTCAATTGATAATTGTATTTATCAAAATCATGTTTTTGCAATTCGCCCTCAAAACATTGAATCAGATTGGCTAGATATACTTACTCGAGCTGCTTATGCAAAATTCCACTTCTATCGAGTAGCGAAGCAAAGTACGAACCTTGCATCCATTTCATCAACAAATATCAAAGAAACTCCATTGCTAATTCCCCCAGTTGAAGAACGGGTGGAAATTTTAAAATTTATAAAGCTGCAACTAGGAAGATTAAAGAAGTCTGAAGAACTGAGTGTTAACCAAGTTGCGTTACTACAGGAACGCCGCACCGCCCTAATCTCCTCCGCCGTCACCGGAAAAATCGACGTTCGCGACTGGGTTGCGCCAGACACACAGAAAGCAGAGAAACCAGAGGAGACTGCTGTATGAGCATGGACTGCACCAAAGAACATATTTTTCAAAAAGATATCATTACACAAATGAAGGCAAATGGCTGGGTTTGCGGCAAAACGGATGGCTACGATCGCGAACGTGCGCTTTACTCGCAGGATACGCTGACCTTTGTGCAGACCACGCAGCCACAGGAGTGGGAGAAGTTTGCCAACATTTATCCCACCGATACCGAGCGTCATTTTCTCGATGCGCTGGTGGCGCAGCTAAAAAAAGCGGATATCAACGCTACCGATAGGCAGTCGCGCACCTACGGCACGCTCGGCGTGCTGCGCCATGGTATCAAAAACCATAGTGCGCGTTTTTCTTTGTGTCAGTTTAAGCCAGAACATAACCTCAACCCAGATACACTAACGCGCTACAAGCAAAATATCTTTCGTATCGTGCCGGAGCTGATTTACAGCCCGCATGCGTCAAAAGCGGCATTGGCAGAAACGGAGGGCAAAGCCAAGAAATGGCGTATTGACCTGGTATTGTTTGTTAATGGCTTGCCAATCGCAACACTGGAACTGAAATCTGAATTTAAGCAGGCAGTACAAAACGCCATTACGCAGTATAAACAAACGCGTTTGCCCAACTCTGGTACCAATAAGTCTGAACCACTGCTCACCTTCAAACGCGGCGCACTGGTGCATTTTGCAGTTAGCCAGTACGAAGTGTTTATGACTACCAAACTCGCGGGTGATGAAACTTTCTTTCTGCCATTTAACAAAGGCACTCATGATGGCGGGGCAGGGAACGATAGCCCGCAGAATATCAACGACTACGCCACCAGCTACCTGTGGAATGAGGTGCTGTTGCCAGACAACCTGCTGAAAATTCTGGCCAGCTTTATGCACTTGCAAATCGTTGAAAAAGAAGACGCCATTGGCGTGAAGTACAAAAGCGAAAGCCTGATTTTCCCACGCTATCATCAATGGGACGTCGTAAACAAACTCATCACCGCCGCCACAGTAGAAGGCACCGGCAATAAATACCTGATTCAGCACAGTGCGGGGTCGGGCAAATCAAACTCTATCGCCTGGACAGCCCATCAGCTTTCACGCCTGTACGATGAAGATGGCGTAAAGCTGTTTAATTCGGTAATTGTGGTAACCGATCGTACCGTGCTTGACGATCAGCTACAGGATACCATCTATCAGTTTGAGCATCAGGATGGTGTGGTCGGCCGCATCAACAACAAAGAAGGGGACGGTTCAAAATCGGAAAAGCTGGCAAGTGCACTGGAAAATTCGCAACCAATCATTATTGTCACCATTCAAACCTTTCCATTTGTCCTAAAAGCGATTGAAAACAGCGTCAGCCTGAAGCAGCGCAAATATGCTGTGATTGCCGATGAAGCACACTCATCACAGAGTGGCTCTACAGCGCGTCAGCTAAAAGAAGTATTGATGACCGACGCAATGGATGACGATGTAGAGATATCTACAGAAGATATTCTAGATGCCACCATTGCCGCACGTAAAGGCAGCAACAACCTTAACTTTTACGCTTTTACCGCCACACCTAAAGCCAAAACGCTGGAGTTGTTTGGCCGTCGACCAAATCCGCAAGAACCAGCTTCAAAAACCAATAAGCCACAAGCATTCCACGTTTACTCCATGCGTCAGGCCATCGAAGAAGGCTTTATTCTGGATGTACTGCAAAACTATATTAATTACAAAGTGGCCTACAAGCTGCTGCAAAAGCTGGATGATGAAGACCAAGAAGTCGACAGCAAAAAAGCCAAAATCAAACTAAATCAATGGGTCTTGCTTCACGAGCATAACGTATCACAGAAAGTGAAAGTGATAGTAGAGCATTTCCGCAAGCATGTGATGCAATTACTGGGTGGGCAGGCAAAAGCGATGGTGGTGACCAGTTCGCGTAAAGCGGCAGTGCGCTACAAGCTGGCATTCGATAAATACATTGCCGAGCAAAAATACGACAAAATCAGAGCCATGGTGGCGTTTTCCGGTGAAGTGGAATTCCACGAAGATGACCACAATAGCTTTGCACTGCTAAATCAAAAGTTTACTGAAATCAATATGAATCCAGGCTTAAAAGGCCGGGATATGCGCAAAGCGTTTGATACCGAAGACTACCAGGTAATGCTGGTAGCCAACAAATTTCAAACTGGTTTTGACCAGCCTAAGCTATGCGCCATGTATGTGGATAAAAAGCTGGGTGGCGTCGAATGCGTACAAACGCTATCGCGGTTAAACCGCACCTATCCAGGCAAAGCGGAATCAGACATATTTGTACTTGATTTCTACAACCAGCCCGAAGATATTTTGAGTGCTTTCCAGCCGTACTACCAAACAGCAACACTCACGGATGTTAGCGATCCACAACTCGTCTTTGATTTGTTTGCAAAGCTGCGTACCAGTGGCATTTTCCAATGGAGCGAAGTAGAGCAATTCTGCAAAGTATTTTTCAACAATCATTTACCCATTGCGGCCTTAAGCAATATCTGCAAACCAGCTGTGCAACGCTGGCAGCAACGCTACAATTCGGCGGTTGAGGCGTATGAGAATGCCAAAAAAATTGTTGAACGCACTAAGCAAACCGGCGATGTTGTGCTGATTACCAATGCGGAAAACACCTTCAAAGCATGCGAACAAGAAAAAAGTAAGCTGCTTATTTTCAAGAAAGATCTCGGCAGTTTTGTCCGTTTTTACGAGTTTATGTCCCAAATCGTCGATTACGATGATAAAGACTTAGAAAGGCTGAGTCTGTTTGCCCGCCATCTGCGTCCGTTGCTGCGTGAACAGCGCATTGAAGATGATAAAATTGATTTAAGCAACGTTGAAATGAGCCATTATCGTATTTCGAAGCTCTATCAGCAAAGTTTACAGCTACAAAAAAATGCTGAAGATGGCAAAATCAATCCAAGTAATGATATTGGTACGGCAAAACCAAAACACAAAAAAGAAGAGTTTCTGTCAAATATCCTAAAACGTTTGAATGAGCTTTTTATCACCGATAATCTAACCGATAAAGACTTAATTAATTATGCTTTCACAGTGCGCGATAAACTGTCAGAAAACCAAACTGTAATGGCAC
This portion of the Snodgrassella alvi genome encodes:
- a CDS encoding class I SAM-dependent DNA methyltransferase, which encodes MTNTNFSQTAAFIWSVADLLRGDFKQSQYGRVILPFTLLRRLECVLAETKDAVVAKYDEFQTNTLPEESLKMLLQHASGLTFYNTSKMDLGKLGQNDIKANLESYVQAFSPDAREIFDHFKFSEFIGLLEDANLLYKVVKKFATTDLSPKAISNYEMGLVFEELIRRFAESSNETAGEHFTPRDIVRLTTSLVLMKDDEVLVKDGIIRTIYDPTAGTGGFLSAGMEYVHELNPKAVLCPFGQELNPESYAICKGDMLIKGQDVSRIKLGNTLSNDQLLLDKFDYMLSNPPFGVDWKKIEGEIIDEHIQKGFSGRFGPGLPRVSDGSLLFLLHLISKMRNSQNVDDSVSHGSRIGIILNGSPLFTGGAGSGESEIRRYILEADLLEGIIALPTDMFYNTGIATYIWILSNKKAPERKGKVQLIDGSNLCGKMRKSLGSKRNLIREDDIKLITQIFGNFEVVTATPLKELGLEKAKEQKSNRGRQPATAKTEAPKTFASKIFNNTDFGYRRLTIERPLRISAQVTDEAIATLRFAPKPFNAPMERLYEEFASQWQDNTYGDFSELEADARAIIKAEFAELKEKQIKDLLDSKLWLVQRTLMKKAQKIQEALGSQSGGKTLVSNDFNQFQLSLKEAIKTAGVKLDTKENKQFIDAFTTKNPDAEPVVKKVLKKAPQPLYGAFEYKDKVVEFEQDGELRDNENVPLNPALSTSDLIENYFKTEVLPHVNDAWINADKRDAKDGEVGIVGYEIPFNRHFYVYQPPRPLEEIDADLDAVSAEIMKLLQEVHS
- a CDS encoding restriction endonuclease subunit S; translated protein: MAKYKAYPEYKDSGVEWLGMVPSHWKTISIHKLFSRVKRTGYTEKELLSVYRDYGVIPKSSRDDNNNKPSEDLSPYQLVKPNDMVMNKMKAWQGSIAISTYEGIVSPAYFVYEPNNVFFEVTHPRYVHYLLRNPIYVTQYLRCSKGIRVNQWDLDPYEFRNIELLLPDKTEQEKIYRFLDHETAKIDNLIEKQQQLIELLKEKRQAVISHAVTKGLNPDVPMKDSGIEWLGEVPEHWIVRRLKHTANLQSGIPKGKDLTGKNSISVPMLRVANVQDGYLDLEDVHTIDIEPSQLERYLLRDGDVLMNEGGDNDQLGRGAVWTASIDNCIYQNHVFAIRPQNIESDWLDILTRAAYAKFHFYRVAKQSTNLASISSTNIKETPLLIPPVEERVEILKFIKLQLGRLKKSEELSVNQVALLQERRTALISSAVTGKIDVRDWVAPDTQKAEKPEETAV
- a CDS encoding type I restriction endonuclease subunit R yields the protein MSMDCTKEHIFQKDIITQMKANGWVCGKTDGYDRERALYSQDTLTFVQTTQPQEWEKFANIYPTDTERHFLDALVAQLKKADINATDRQSRTYGTLGVLRHGIKNHSARFSLCQFKPEHNLNPDTLTRYKQNIFRIVPELIYSPHASKAALAETEGKAKKWRIDLVLFVNGLPIATLELKSEFKQAVQNAITQYKQTRLPNSGTNKSEPLLTFKRGALVHFAVSQYEVFMTTKLAGDETFFLPFNKGTHDGGAGNDSPQNINDYATSYLWNEVLLPDNLLKILASFMHLQIVEKEDAIGVKYKSESLIFPRYHQWDVVNKLITAATVEGTGNKYLIQHSAGSGKSNSIAWTAHQLSRLYDEDGVKLFNSVIVVTDRTVLDDQLQDTIYQFEHQDGVVGRINNKEGDGSKSEKLASALENSQPIIIVTIQTFPFVLKAIENSVSLKQRKYAVIADEAHSSQSGSTARQLKEVLMTDAMDDDVEISTEDILDATIAARKGSNNLNFYAFTATPKAKTLELFGRRPNPQEPASKTNKPQAFHVYSMRQAIEEGFILDVLQNYINYKVAYKLLQKLDDEDQEVDSKKAKIKLNQWVLLHEHNVSQKVKVIVEHFRKHVMQLLGGQAKAMVVTSSRKAAVRYKLAFDKYIAEQKYDKIRAMVAFSGEVEFHEDDHNSFALLNQKFTEINMNPGLKGRDMRKAFDTEDYQVMLVANKFQTGFDQPKLCAMYVDKKLGGVECVQTLSRLNRTYPGKAESDIFVLDFYNQPEDILSAFQPYYQTATLTDVSDPQLVFDLFAKLRTSGIFQWSEVEQFCKVFFNNHLPIAALSNICKPAVQRWQQRYNSAVEAYENAKKIVERTKQTGDVVLITNAENTFKACEQEKSKLLIFKKDLGSFVRFYEFMSQIVDYDDKDLERLSLFARHLRPLLREQRIEDDKIDLSNVEMSHYRISKLYQQSLQLQKNAEDGKINPSNDIGTAKPKHKKEEFLSNILKRLNELFITDNLTDKDLINYAFTVRDKLSENQTVMAQIMNNSPEQVMLGDFPKAIDNAVLESNDAQKEMMMQYLSNPELAKNFARVVFDMLKGI